The following proteins are encoded in a genomic region of Xanthomonas cassavae CFBP 4642:
- a CDS encoding YbaB/EbfC family nucleoid-associated protein — protein sequence MRGNIAQLMQQAQKMQENLQRAQEELAKLEVTGTAGGGMVSVTLTGAKECRKVRIDPSILSDQEMAEDLIAAAFNDASNKIDAESKDRMGSATAGMQLPPGMKLPF from the coding sequence ATGCGTGGAAACATTGCCCAACTGATGCAGCAGGCGCAGAAGATGCAGGAAAACCTGCAGCGCGCCCAGGAAGAACTGGCCAAGCTGGAAGTCACCGGCACTGCCGGCGGCGGCATGGTCAGCGTGACGCTGACCGGCGCCAAGGAGTGCCGCAAGGTGCGCATCGACCCGAGCATCCTCTCCGACCAGGAAATGGCCGAGGACCTGATCGCCGCCGCCTTCAACGACGCTTCCAACAAGATCGATGCCGAATCCAAGGACCGCATGGGCTCGGCCACTGCCGGCATGCAGCTGCCGCCCGGCATGAAGCTGCCGTTCTAA